A genomic segment from Parolsenella catena encodes:
- the uvrA gene encoding excinuclease ABC subunit UvrA, with translation MASDAIVIRGAREHNLRNVDVSIPRDKLVVITGLSGSGKSSLAFDTIYAEGQRRYVESLSSYARQFLGQMDKPDLDSIDGLSPAVSIDQKTTSKNPRSTVGTVTEIYDYLRLLYARVGTPHCPECGRVIERQTTDQVADKVLAAGQGRRALVLAPVVLGRKGEYTKLLDDLRGEGFSRVRVDGEVRQLDEEIKLDKKLKHTIEVVVDRIVIRETSLGRIAEAVETATRLAAGKVGVYLLPDRDDPERMPGELLQYSLALACPVHGHSMDDPQPRDFSFNAPYGACPDCDGLGFRRIVDAEALIEDPELSVADGVFGSFFGRSNYYPQILAAVCRHFGESPETPWKKLPKKVRTALLDGLGATKIRVDYHTVDGRDTHWLTTYAGVRSILFEKYGETTNEKLRARLEKYIHEVPCPTCHGARLKPEMLAVTVGDKSIYDVCCMSCRESLEFFRTLRLTERQEFIGGRIVKEIVERLRFLVDVGLDYLTLARASATLSGGEAQRIRLATQIGAGLMGVLYILDEPSIGLHQRDNDRLIHTLERLRDQGNTVIVVEHDEDTIRAADYVLDMGPGAGELGGQVVAAGTPDEICACPESTTGAYLTGRRLIRVPRERRNPGRGALKIVGASHNNLKNVTASIEFGTLTVVTGVSGSGKSSLVTDTIAPALTNAVHHSQRPVGEYKKISGIEQIDKVIDIDQSPIGRTPRSNPATYIGLWDDLRALFASTPESRARGYSAGRFSFNVSGGRCEACKGDGQIKIEMNFLPDVYVPCEVCHGARYNRETLEVAYHGKNISQVLDMSVTEALKFFANIPRIKRKLQTLYDVGLGYIRLGQPATTLSGGEAQRVKLAKELHRQQTGRTFYILDEPTTGLHFEDVRQLLDVLQRLVDAGNTVLVIEHNLDVIKVADRLIDMGPEGGDGGGTVVCCGTPEQVAACPASYTGKFLGPVLARTRELQERLEKSGEPEWVPPIAMPGEEDLDG, from the coding sequence ATGGCCTCCGACGCAATCGTCATCCGCGGCGCGCGCGAGCACAACCTGCGCAACGTCGACGTCTCAATCCCGCGTGACAAGCTCGTGGTCATCACGGGCCTGTCGGGCTCGGGCAAGTCGAGCCTGGCGTTCGACACCATCTACGCGGAGGGCCAGCGCCGCTACGTCGAGAGCCTCTCGAGCTACGCGCGCCAGTTCCTCGGCCAGATGGATAAGCCAGACCTGGACTCCATCGACGGCCTATCACCGGCCGTCTCCATCGACCAGAAGACCACGAGCAAGAACCCCCGCTCCACCGTGGGTACCGTGACGGAGATCTACGACTACCTGCGCCTGCTCTACGCCCGCGTGGGCACGCCGCACTGCCCGGAGTGCGGGCGCGTCATCGAGCGCCAGACGACCGACCAGGTGGCCGACAAGGTCCTCGCTGCCGGCCAGGGGCGCCGCGCGCTCGTGCTCGCGCCGGTGGTCCTCGGCCGCAAGGGCGAGTACACCAAGCTGCTCGACGACCTGCGCGGCGAGGGCTTCTCGCGCGTGCGCGTCGACGGCGAGGTGCGCCAGCTCGATGAGGAGATAAAGCTCGACAAGAAGCTCAAGCACACGATCGAGGTCGTGGTGGACCGCATCGTCATCCGCGAGACGAGCCTGGGGCGCATCGCCGAGGCCGTGGAGACGGCCACGCGCCTCGCGGCCGGCAAGGTGGGCGTCTACCTGCTGCCCGACCGCGACGACCCCGAGCGCATGCCCGGCGAGCTGCTGCAGTACTCGCTTGCGCTGGCCTGCCCCGTGCACGGCCACTCCATGGATGACCCGCAGCCCCGCGACTTCTCGTTCAACGCGCCCTACGGCGCCTGCCCGGACTGCGACGGCCTGGGGTTCCGCCGCATCGTGGACGCCGAGGCCCTCATCGAGGACCCGGAGCTGTCCGTGGCAGACGGCGTGTTCGGCAGCTTCTTCGGCCGCTCCAACTACTACCCGCAGATTCTGGCCGCCGTGTGCCGCCACTTTGGGGAGAGCCCGGAGACCCCGTGGAAGAAGCTCCCCAAGAAGGTGCGCACCGCACTGCTCGACGGCCTGGGCGCCACGAAGATCCGCGTTGACTACCACACGGTGGACGGCCGTGACACCCACTGGCTCACCACCTACGCCGGCGTGCGCTCCATCCTGTTCGAGAAGTACGGCGAGACCACCAACGAGAAGCTCCGCGCGCGTCTCGAGAAGTACATCCACGAGGTGCCGTGCCCCACGTGCCACGGCGCGCGCCTGAAGCCCGAGATGCTCGCCGTCACGGTGGGCGACAAGTCCATCTACGACGTGTGCTGCATGAGCTGCCGCGAGTCGCTCGAGTTCTTCCGCACGCTCAGGCTCACGGAGCGCCAGGAGTTCATTGGCGGACGTATCGTGAAGGAGATCGTGGAGCGCCTGCGCTTCCTGGTGGACGTGGGCCTTGACTACCTCACGCTCGCGCGCGCCTCCGCGACGCTCTCCGGTGGCGAGGCGCAGCGCATCCGCCTGGCCACCCAGATTGGTGCGGGCCTCATGGGCGTGCTCTACATCCTCGACGAGCCCTCCATCGGCCTGCACCAGCGCGACAACGATCGTCTCATCCACACGCTCGAGCGCCTGCGCGACCAGGGCAACACCGTGATCGTGGTCGAGCACGACGAGGACACGATCCGCGCGGCAGACTACGTGCTCGACATGGGCCCCGGCGCCGGCGAGCTGGGAGGGCAGGTCGTGGCCGCGGGCACGCCGGACGAGATCTGTGCCTGCCCCGAGTCCACGACGGGAGCCTACCTCACGGGGCGGCGGCTCATCCGCGTGCCTCGGGAGCGCAGGAACCCCGGCCGCGGCGCGCTCAAGATCGTGGGCGCCTCCCACAACAACCTCAAGAACGTCACGGCGAGCATCGAGTTTGGCACGCTCACCGTGGTCACGGGCGTCTCGGGCTCGGGCAAGAGCTCGCTGGTCACGGACACGATCGCGCCCGCGCTCACGAACGCCGTCCACCACTCGCAGCGCCCGGTTGGCGAGTACAAGAAGATCTCTGGCATCGAGCAGATCGACAAGGTCATCGACATTGACCAGAGCCCCATCGGCCGCACGCCGCGCTCCAACCCGGCCACCTACATCGGCCTGTGGGACGACCTGCGCGCCCTGTTCGCGAGCACGCCCGAGAGCCGCGCGCGCGGCTACAGCGCGGGCCGCTTCAGCTTCAACGTGAGTGGCGGCCGCTGCGAGGCGTGCAAGGGAGACGGCCAGATCAAGATCGAGATGAACTTCCTGCCCGACGTCTACGTCCCGTGCGAGGTGTGCCACGGCGCGCGCTACAACCGCGAGACGCTTGAGGTCGCCTACCACGGCAAGAACATCTCGCAGGTGCTGGACATGAGCGTCACCGAGGCGCTCAAGTTCTTCGCGAACATCCCGCGCATCAAGCGCAAGCTCCAGACGCTCTATGACGTGGGCCTGGGCTACATCCGCCTGGGGCAGCCCGCCACGACGCTCTCTGGCGGCGAGGCCCAGCGCGTGAAGCTCGCCAAGGAGCTGCACCGCCAGCAGACGGGCCGGACGTTCTACATCCTCGACGAGCCCACGACCGGCCTGCACTTCGAGGACGTCCGCCAGCTGCTCGACGTCCTGCAGCGCCTCGTGGACGCCGGCAACACCGTGCTGGTCATCGAGCACAACCTCGACGTCATCAAGGTGGCAGACCGCCTCATCGACATGGGCCCCGAGGGCGGCGACGGCGGCGGCACCGTCGTGTGCTGCGGAACGCCCGAGCAGGTCGCGGCATGTCCCGCGAGCTATACGGGCAAGTTCCTGGGGCCGGTGCTGGCGCGCACCCGCGAGCTGCAGGAGAGGCTCGAGAAGAGCGGGGAGCCCGAGTGGGTGCCGCCCATCGCAATGCCGGGGGAGGAGGACCTCGATGGCTAG
- the ybaK gene encoding Cys-tRNA(Pro) deacylase, giving the protein MARKQRVQKTNAMRELERGGVAYEAIEFDEPDPTGVSDLGVRIANMLGYDPAQGFKTLVCVAPHGGHVVCCIPSGDELDLKKAAAAAGEKSLTLMHVRDLEPTTGYVRGGCSPVGMKKQFPTLIDETAQLFDDIYISGGRLGLTLKLAPDELAAFLGATLADICRG; this is encoded by the coding sequence ATGGCTAGGAAGCAACGCGTGCAGAAGACGAACGCCATGCGCGAGCTCGAGCGTGGCGGCGTGGCCTATGAGGCCATCGAGTTCGACGAGCCCGACCCCACGGGCGTGAGCGACCTGGGCGTGCGCATCGCCAACATGCTTGGCTATGACCCGGCACAGGGCTTCAAGACGCTCGTGTGCGTGGCGCCGCACGGTGGTCACGTCGTGTGCTGCATCCCCTCCGGGGACGAGCTCGACCTCAAGAAGGCCGCCGCGGCGGCCGGCGAGAAGTCGCTTACGCTCATGCACGTGCGCGACCTCGAGCCCACGACCGGCTACGTGCGCGGCGGCTGCTCGCCCGTGGGCATGAAAAAGCAGTTCCCCACGCTCATCGACGAGACGGCCCAGCTGTTCGATGACATCTACATCTCAGGCGGACGCCTGGGCCTCACGCTCAAGCTCGCGCCCGATGAGCTCGCGGCGTTTCTCGGCGCCACGCTCGCCGACATCTGCCGTGGCTAG
- a CDS encoding ABC transporter substrate-binding protein, with protein MESKRFGMSRRNFVKLSGATGILSVAGLAACGNSGSSSAGSSTTFKLGNIGPLTGAAAIYGNATKNGAQLAVDEINAAGGSIQFEHNCQDDEHDPEKSVNAYNNLKDWGLQVLVGPTTTNPCVAVSAETNSDNVFELTPSASSNDVIGGQEDADGNVTTARKDNVFQMCFTDPNQGTASAQYLAKKQLGTKIAVIYNNSDAYSAGVYKKFEAEAANQGLQIVSTSTFTDDNATDFSVQLNDAKNNGADLVFLPIYYTPAALILTQANGMGYAPDFFGCDGMDGILTVEGFDTKLAEGLMLLTPFVATATDEKTSAFTKAYKDAYGDEPIQFAADAYDCVYVVKELLEKTGCTPDMSASDICDKLKAAIVDGYTYSGLTGENMSWKDTGEVSKEPKGMVIKDGVYQPLD; from the coding sequence ATGGAGTCCAAGCGTTTTGGCATGTCCCGTAGGAACTTCGTGAAGCTGTCTGGTGCCACGGGCATTCTAAGCGTCGCCGGCCTCGCTGCTTGCGGCAACTCCGGCTCCTCGAGTGCCGGTAGCTCCACCACCTTCAAGCTCGGCAACATCGGCCCGCTGACCGGTGCCGCCGCCATCTACGGCAACGCTACCAAGAACGGCGCCCAGCTCGCCGTTGACGAGATCAACGCCGCTGGCGGCTCGATTCAGTTCGAGCACAACTGCCAGGACGACGAGCACGATCCCGAGAAGTCCGTCAACGCCTACAACAACCTCAAGGACTGGGGCCTGCAGGTTCTCGTCGGCCCGACCACCACGAACCCCTGCGTGGCCGTCTCCGCCGAGACCAACTCCGACAACGTCTTCGAGCTCACGCCGTCCGCGTCGTCCAACGACGTCATCGGCGGCCAGGAGGACGCCGACGGCAACGTGACGACCGCCCGCAAGGACAACGTCTTCCAGATGTGCTTCACCGACCCCAACCAGGGCACCGCTTCCGCCCAGTACCTGGCCAAGAAGCAGCTCGGCACCAAGATCGCCGTCATCTACAACAACTCCGACGCCTACTCCGCGGGCGTCTACAAGAAGTTCGAGGCCGAGGCCGCCAACCAGGGCCTTCAGATCGTCTCGACCTCCACGTTCACGGACGACAACGCCACGGACTTCTCCGTGCAGCTCAACGACGCCAAGAACAACGGCGCCGACCTCGTCTTCCTGCCGATTTACTACACCCCGGCCGCTCTGATCCTCACGCAGGCCAACGGCATGGGCTACGCGCCGGACTTCTTCGGCTGCGACGGCATGGACGGCATCCTGACGGTGGAGGGCTTCGACACGAAGCTCGCCGAGGGCCTCATGCTCCTCACCCCGTTCGTGGCCACCGCCACCGACGAGAAGACGTCCGCCTTCACCAAGGCCTACAAGGACGCCTACGGTGACGAGCCCATCCAGTTCGCCGCCGACGCCTACGACTGCGTCTACGTCGTCAAGGAGCTGCTCGAGAAGACGGGCTGCACCCCCGACATGAGCGCCTCCGACATCTGCGACAAGCTCAAGGCCGCCATCGTCGATGGCTACACCTACTCCGGCCTCACCGGCGAGAACATGAGCTGGAAGGACACGGGCGAGGTCTCCAAGGAGCCCAAGGGCATGGTCATCAAGGACGGCGTGTACCAGCCGCTGGACTAG
- a CDS encoding branched-chain amino acid ABC transporter permease, whose protein sequence is MGFLTNLINGLSLGSVYAIIALGYTMVYGIAKMLNFAHGDIIMVGGYVCFCAVNYLGLPTGVGVLLSIVACTVLGIVIERLAYKPLRNAPSLDVLITAIGVSYFLQNAALLIWGSDTKSFPSVVNLPSVSLFDGQLVVSAITIVTVIAGVVVMVGLTMFTGKTRMGKAMRACSEDRGAATLMGINVNSTISLTFAIGSGLAAVAGVLMCSAYPTLIPTTGSLPGIKAFTAAVIGGIGSIPGAFVGGLVLGVIEIFAKAYVGTQLADAIVFGVLIVVLLVKPSGLLGKTVREKV, encoded by the coding sequence ATGGGCTTTCTGACGAACCTCATCAACGGCCTGTCACTCGGCAGCGTGTACGCGATCATCGCCCTGGGCTACACCATGGTGTACGGCATCGCCAAGATGCTGAACTTCGCCCACGGCGACATCATCATGGTTGGCGGCTACGTGTGCTTCTGCGCCGTTAACTACCTGGGCCTGCCCACGGGGGTGGGCGTGCTGCTGTCCATCGTGGCGTGCACGGTGCTCGGCATCGTCATCGAGCGTCTGGCCTACAAGCCGCTGCGCAACGCTCCCTCGCTCGACGTCCTCATCACCGCCATCGGCGTGAGCTACTTCCTGCAGAATGCCGCGCTGCTCATCTGGGGATCTGACACCAAGTCGTTCCCGTCCGTGGTCAACCTGCCGTCCGTCTCGCTGTTCGACGGACAGCTCGTGGTGAGCGCCATCACGATCGTCACGGTCATCGCGGGCGTCGTCGTCATGGTTGGCCTCACGATGTTCACGGGCAAGACCCGCATGGGCAAGGCCATGCGCGCCTGCTCCGAGGACCGCGGCGCCGCCACGCTCATGGGCATCAACGTGAACTCGACGATCTCGCTCACGTTCGCCATCGGCTCGGGCCTGGCCGCCGTCGCCGGCGTGCTCATGTGCTCGGCGTACCCCACGCTCATCCCCACGACTGGCTCGCTGCCCGGCATCAAGGCGTTCACGGCCGCCGTCATCGGTGGCATCGGCTCCATCCCCGGCGCCTTCGTGGGCGGCCTCGTGCTTGGCGTCATCGAGATCTTCGCCAAGGCCTACGTGGGCACGCAGCTCGCCGACGCCATCGTGTTCGGCGTGCTCATCGTCGTTCTGCTCGTCAAGCCGTCTGGCCTGCTTGGCAAGACCGTCAGGGAGAAGGTGTAG
- a CDS encoding branched-chain amino acid ABC transporter permease gives MAETTTTAAAPRRMSKRLQSNLITYGIVVAFFVIMTALDAAGILTNSLAGQLVPICAYVCMAVSLNLVVGISGELSLGHAGFMSVGAFSGVVAFSVMGGIVGNGLLAYVLALIIAALIAAVAGFVIGIPVMRLRGDYLAIVTLAFGEIIKNILNNLYVGLDANGLHFSLTDAKSLGMQGGSLLINGPQGAAGITKMSTFAIGIVLVLVTVTVVLNLVNSRTGRAIMSVRDNRIAAESVGINVTKYRMIAFVVAAALAGAAGCFYAMGYSSIVPKKFDFNTSILVLVFVVLGGMGNVRGSIISAAVLTVLPEMLRAISDWRMLIYAVVLILVMIVSNNPTLHQFFEALKAKFRRPVKVGRAEKGGEADE, from the coding sequence ATGGCAGAGACCACTACCACCGCAGCCGCTCCCCGTCGCATGAGCAAGCGCCTGCAGTCCAACCTCATCACGTACGGCATCGTCGTCGCGTTCTTCGTCATCATGACCGCGCTCGACGCCGCGGGCATCCTCACCAACTCGCTCGCCGGCCAGCTCGTGCCCATCTGCGCCTATGTGTGCATGGCCGTCTCGCTCAACCTCGTCGTGGGCATCTCCGGCGAGCTGTCGCTGGGACACGCCGGCTTCATGAGCGTGGGCGCCTTCTCGGGTGTCGTCGCGTTCTCCGTCATGGGCGGCATCGTGGGCAACGGGCTTCTCGCCTATGTGCTCGCCCTCATCATCGCGGCGCTCATCGCGGCCGTCGCCGGCTTCGTCATCGGCATCCCGGTCATGCGCCTGCGCGGTGACTACCTCGCCATCGTGACGCTTGCCTTTGGCGAGATCATCAAGAACATCCTCAACAACCTCTACGTGGGCCTCGACGCCAACGGCCTGCACTTCTCGCTGACCGACGCCAAGTCGCTCGGCATGCAGGGCGGGTCGCTCCTCATCAATGGCCCGCAGGGCGCAGCCGGCATCACGAAGATGTCCACGTTTGCCATCGGCATCGTGCTCGTGCTCGTCACCGTGACCGTCGTGCTCAACCTCGTGAACAGCCGCACGGGCCGCGCCATCATGTCCGTGCGCGACAACCGCATCGCCGCGGAGTCCGTGGGCATCAACGTCACGAAGTACCGCATGATCGCCTTCGTGGTCGCCGCTGCCCTGGCTGGTGCCGCCGGCTGCTTCTACGCGATGGGCTACAGCTCCATCGTCCCCAAGAAGTTCGACTTCAACACGTCGATCCTCGTGCTCGTGTTCGTCGTTCTCGGCGGCATGGGCAACGTCCGCGGCTCCATCATCTCCGCTGCCGTCCTCACGGTGCTGCCCGAGATGCTGCGCGCCATCTCCGACTGGCGCATGCTCATCTACGCCGTGGTCCTCATCCTCGTGATGATCGTCTCCAACAACCCCACGCTCCAC